One genomic segment of Amycolatopsis sp. WQ 127309 includes these proteins:
- a CDS encoding BTAD domain-containing putative transcriptional regulator, with amino-acid sequence MSQPGELRVLGPVEAVGPAGLATLHGTRQRVVLGVLALHAGTVLPIPRLVDVLWGEDPPRTAVKTLHSHVARLRQALDVCGFPAVLVTRGPGYLLTVPPATVDAHRFEQQVRAAAADLAAGAVERAATTLRAAVTLWRGDAFADAALSGWGLREVDRLHELRLSAVEDLWDAELRLGHHEDAVRELPRLLAAAPTRERLTGLHMLALYRCGRHTDALDAFQRLRRRLADEFGVDPGPELLTLHTAILRRDHELEPRAAAAGPSQLPAGVGHFTGRDDELASLDAALEDGDRPVVVISGAAGMGKTALALHWAHRVAARFPDGQLFLDLRGQDAAEAMPGSRALAHLLRGLDVPEENIPGDPAERAALYRSLLHGRRCLVVVDNARGLDDVLPLIPGTGPALLVITSRQTLAALSTRHAVHPVALDAFAHAESLALLNRVLGADRVKREPGPAARVARLCGGMPLALRIAAARLVGTPKRPLAELAAELAGAGRLDTLAVEGDSRTVRAVLATAYLPLGDAQARLFRRVALSPGATFTTALGAALCGMTAGDGDRATAGLATAHLVTAAGADRFRFHDLIREFARQRARADEPASAREETGDRLVDWYLLAAAAANRALDPNRDLVTPVPRHAAPAVPVGPDRHAALAFLTAERDNLLPVVRFAREHGRPEAAWQLTYLLTSFYDTAGHWHTRVELCRQGAAAATEIGDPLAEAEMLRALGVAYFMTRRLQEALDTNAAALRTARAAGDVQGEGHIHNNTANAYAELRRFEEAIASHRLAVARNAEAGNDFGHALSQRNLGHTYVRMGRARESLDPLTEALATFRDLGNARLEAATLDTLGEAHLQRGDHAAALAHLGEAIAVSRAIGDRWLEWESLLDAGRAHLGQGDFAVALAHFGQALDLSRDVGDRHGEASALEHLARARLGAGDLAAAREHLERGLALRATVPDGYEQAHLHRDLGELEARLGRPADAARQWATAAALYTQANATAEAREVANRRA; translated from the coding sequence GTGTCCCAACCCGGGGAACTGCGCGTGCTGGGCCCGGTCGAAGCCGTGGGCCCGGCCGGGCTCGCCACGCTGCACGGAACGCGGCAGCGGGTCGTGCTCGGGGTGCTGGCGCTGCACGCGGGCACGGTGCTGCCGATCCCGCGGCTCGTCGACGTCCTGTGGGGCGAGGACCCGCCGCGCACGGCCGTCAAGACGCTGCACAGCCACGTCGCGCGCCTGCGCCAGGCCCTGGACGTCTGCGGCTTCCCGGCCGTCCTGGTCACCCGCGGGCCGGGCTACCTGCTCACCGTCCCGCCCGCCACGGTCGACGCGCACCGGTTCGAGCAGCAGGTGCGCGCGGCCGCGGCGGACCTCGCGGCGGGCGCCGTCGAGCGGGCGGCGACGACCCTGCGGGCCGCCGTGACGCTCTGGCGCGGGGACGCCTTCGCCGACGCGGCGCTGTCCGGCTGGGGCCTGCGCGAGGTGGACCGCCTGCACGAGCTGCGGCTCTCGGCGGTGGAGGACCTCTGGGACGCCGAGCTGCGGCTGGGCCACCACGAGGACGCCGTCCGCGAGCTGCCGCGCCTGCTCGCCGCGGCCCCGACCCGGGAACGGCTGACCGGGCTGCACATGCTCGCGCTGTACCGCTGCGGCCGGCACACGGACGCGCTCGACGCCTTCCAGCGGCTGCGGCGGCGGCTGGCCGACGAGTTCGGCGTCGACCCCGGTCCCGAGCTGCTCACCCTGCACACGGCGATCCTGCGCCGCGACCACGAGCTGGAGCCGCGGGCCGCCGCGGCCGGGCCGTCGCAGCTGCCCGCCGGCGTCGGCCACTTCACCGGCCGCGACGACGAACTCGCGTCGCTGGACGCGGCCCTCGAGGACGGCGATCGCCCGGTCGTGGTGATCTCGGGTGCCGCGGGCATGGGGAAGACCGCCCTGGCGCTGCACTGGGCGCACCGCGTCGCGGCCCGCTTCCCGGACGGGCAGCTGTTCCTCGACCTGCGCGGCCAGGACGCGGCCGAGGCGATGCCGGGGTCCCGGGCGCTCGCGCACCTGCTGCGCGGCCTGGACGTGCCGGAGGAGAACATCCCCGGCGACCCGGCCGAGCGCGCCGCGCTGTACCGCTCGCTGCTGCACGGGCGCCGGTGCCTGGTCGTGGTGGACAACGCCCGCGGCCTCGACGACGTCCTCCCGCTGATCCCCGGCACCGGCCCGGCGCTGCTGGTGATCACCAGCAGGCAGACCCTCGCCGCGCTGAGCACCCGCCACGCGGTGCACCCGGTCGCCCTGGACGCCTTCGCGCACGCCGAATCCCTCGCGCTGCTGAACCGCGTCCTCGGTGCCGACCGGGTGAAGCGCGAGCCGGGGCCGGCCGCCCGGGTCGCGCGGCTGTGCGGCGGGATGCCGCTGGCGCTGCGCATCGCGGCCGCCCGGCTGGTGGGCACGCCGAAGCGGCCGCTGGCCGAGCTCGCCGCCGAGCTGGCCGGGGCCGGCCGGCTCGACACCCTTGCGGTGGAAGGGGATTCACGCACGGTCCGCGCTGTGCTCGCCACCGCGTACCTCCCGCTGGGCGACGCGCAGGCCCGGTTGTTCCGCCGGGTCGCGCTGAGCCCGGGCGCCACGTTCACCACCGCGCTCGGGGCGGCGTTGTGCGGGATGACGGCCGGCGACGGCGACCGCGCGACCGCCGGGCTGGCGACCGCGCACCTCGTCACGGCCGCGGGGGCGGACCGCTTCCGCTTCCACGACCTGATCCGCGAGTTCGCCCGGCAGCGCGCCCGGGCCGACGAACCCGCGTCCGCCCGCGAAGAAACCGGCGACCGGCTCGTCGACTGGTACCTGCTGGCCGCGGCCGCGGCGAACCGGGCGCTCGACCCGAACCGCGACCTCGTGACGCCGGTGCCGCGCCACGCCGCGCCCGCCGTGCCGGTCGGGCCGGACCGGCACGCCGCGCTGGCCTTCCTCACCGCCGAGCGCGACAACCTGCTGCCCGTGGTGCGGTTCGCCCGCGAACACGGCCGCCCGGAGGCCGCCTGGCAGCTCACGTACCTGCTGACCAGCTTCTACGACACCGCCGGGCACTGGCACACGCGCGTCGAGCTGTGCCGCCAGGGCGCGGCCGCCGCGACCGAGATCGGCGACCCGCTGGCCGAAGCCGAGATGCTGCGGGCGCTGGGCGTCGCGTACTTCATGACCCGGCGGCTGCAGGAGGCGCTCGACACCAACGCGGCCGCGCTGCGGACGGCCCGGGCCGCCGGCGACGTCCAGGGCGAGGGGCACATCCACAACAACACCGCCAACGCCTACGCGGAGCTGCGCCGCTTCGAGGAGGCCATCGCCTCGCACCGGCTCGCGGTGGCGCGCAACGCCGAGGCGGGCAACGACTTCGGCCACGCGCTGTCCCAGCGCAACCTCGGCCACACCTACGTCCGGATGGGCCGCGCGCGGGAAAGCCTCGACCCGCTGACGGAAGCGCTGGCGACGTTCCGCGACCTCGGCAACGCGCGTCTGGAGGCCGCCACGCTCGACACGCTGGGCGAGGCGCACCTGCAGCGCGGCGACCACGCGGCGGCGCTCGCCCACCTCGGCGAGGCGATCGCGGTGAGCCGGGCGATCGGCGACCGCTGGCTCGAATGGGAGTCGCTGCTCGACGCCGGCCGCGCCCACCTCGGCCAGGGCGACTTCGCCGTCGCGCTGGCGCACTTCGGGCAGGCGCTGGACCTCAGCCGCGACGTCGGCGACCGGCACGGGGAGGCGTCGGCGCTCGAACACCTCGCCCGCGCCCGGCTGGGCGCGGGCGACCTGGCCGCTGCGCGGGAGCACCTGGAACGCGGGCTGGCGCTGCGGGCCACGGTGCCCGACGGTTACGAGCAGGCACACCTGCACCGCGACCTCGGCGAGCTGGAGGCCCGGCTCGGCCGCCCGGCGGACGCGGCCCGGCAGTGGGCCACGGCCGCCGCGTTGTACACCCAGGCCAACGCGACGGCCGAAGCCCGTGAGGTGGCTAACCGCCGGGCTTGA
- a CDS encoding vWA domain-containing protein, which yields MSTTLRHRRRRPFAAALAVAVAATFLPVFTAAATPAVAPAPTSPCGPLDVTFVIDDTGSMGPALTNIKNELGNIATAVQSNSGNDYKLGLVTFKDNITVHSDLTALNLATVTPQINALTATGGNNEPEASDEAVNTAVNNLPATGRPQVGNFAGVWRSNATKMVILVTDARPGGFDDAFAAADQANAHLRAVQAATKGIKISSVYVQTSTAYPVIPTIMQDYATTTGGTYAATPASGAGAGTAILDALKNCRKTDVFIKDAAADTGVAPHALNPIWTSPDIKVCASLPPCASINPVVGATNYVVVTLNNPGPYGSGASTGHVEVSYTAQGGAALWPTDWVPVGSSATVTVAPGSVQVPVVWAGVPGPGHFCLLARWISATDPMTSPELPGSNTLTNTRNNNNIAWRNVDTIKLKPGVGTTHPFTLGNPVADRLTTDLVFTQPGKPFAGGPGTVVVDLGKVLAERWRQSGQKGVGVRPVGDTQVEIVDPRQATLQGLVIEPKERLETAVTFTATDAAAGGEFVFRMSQSDGKDDLGGVEFQLSTEQ from the coding sequence ATGAGCACCACTCTGCGCCACCGGCGCCGCAGACCGTTCGCCGCCGCGCTCGCGGTCGCCGTCGCGGCCACGTTCCTGCCCGTGTTCACCGCCGCCGCCACCCCGGCCGTGGCCCCGGCCCCCACTTCGCCGTGCGGGCCGCTCGACGTCACCTTCGTCATCGACGACACCGGCAGCATGGGCCCGGCCCTGACCAACATCAAGAACGAGCTGGGCAACATCGCCACCGCGGTGCAGTCCAACTCCGGCAACGACTACAAGCTGGGCCTGGTGACGTTCAAGGACAACATCACCGTGCACAGCGACCTCACCGCGCTCAACCTGGCCACGGTCACCCCGCAGATCAACGCCCTGACCGCGACCGGCGGAAACAACGAACCCGAAGCCTCCGACGAGGCGGTCAACACCGCCGTCAACAACCTGCCCGCCACCGGGCGGCCGCAGGTCGGCAACTTCGCCGGCGTCTGGCGCAGCAACGCGACGAAGATGGTCATCCTGGTGACCGACGCCCGCCCCGGCGGCTTCGACGACGCCTTTGCGGCGGCCGACCAGGCGAACGCCCACCTCCGGGCGGTCCAGGCGGCGACCAAGGGCATCAAGATCTCGTCGGTCTACGTGCAGACGAGCACGGCCTACCCGGTCATCCCGACGATCATGCAGGACTACGCCACCACGACCGGCGGCACCTACGCCGCCACGCCCGCCAGCGGCGCGGGCGCGGGGACCGCGATCCTCGACGCGCTGAAGAACTGCCGCAAGACGGACGTGTTCATCAAGGACGCCGCCGCGGACACGGGGGTCGCGCCGCACGCGCTGAACCCGATCTGGACGAGCCCGGACATCAAGGTGTGCGCGTCGCTGCCGCCGTGCGCCTCGATCAACCCGGTCGTCGGCGCGACGAACTACGTCGTGGTGACGCTCAACAACCCGGGCCCGTACGGCTCCGGCGCGTCGACCGGCCACGTGGAGGTCTCCTACACCGCGCAGGGCGGCGCGGCCCTGTGGCCGACGGACTGGGTCCCGGTCGGCTCCTCGGCGACGGTGACCGTGGCCCCGGGGTCCGTGCAGGTCCCGGTCGTGTGGGCCGGCGTCCCCGGTCCCGGCCACTTCTGCCTGCTGGCGCGGTGGATCTCCGCGACCGACCCGATGACCTCCCCCGAGCTGCCCGGGTCGAACACGCTCACCAACACGCGGAACAACAACAACATCGCGTGGCGCAACGTCGACACGATCAAGCTCAAGCCCGGCGTGGGCACCACCCACCCGTTCACCCTGGGCAACCCGGTCGCCGATCGGCTGACCACGGACCTGGTCTTCACCCAGCCCGGCAAGCCGTTCGCGGGCGGGCCCGGCACGGTCGTCGTCGACCTCGGCAAGGTGCTCGCCGAGCGCTGGCGCCAGAGCGGCCAGAAGGGCGTCGGCGTCCGGCCGGTCGGGGACACGCAGGTCGAGATCGTCGACCCGCGGCAGGCGACGCTGCAGGGCCTGGTGATCGAGCCGAAGGAACGCCTCGAAACCGCGGTGACGTTCACCGCGACCGACGCGGCGGCCGGCGGTGAGTTCGTGTTCCGGATGTCGCAGTCCGACGGCAAGGACGACCTCGGCGGCGTCGAGTTCCAGCTCTCCACCGAGCAGTAG
- a CDS encoding fasciclin domain-containing protein, producing MSKLRIAGIGLTAVAALALTACSSNDTASSGSASSSASAPAPMSSSAAAPAGGATDGVTTNADVFGPACSQLPQGSSPGSLDSMGPQPVASAASTNPLLTKLVAAVKATNLVDTLNSAPAITVFAPADPAFAALGDAKFNELAGKPAELSPILQYHVVGKRYDAKGLASAGTLDSLNAAGGPLKIEGTGDNMTVNGAKILCGNIPTKNATVFVIDKVLTPGTNK from the coding sequence ATGAGCAAGCTTCGTATCGCCGGTATCGGCCTGACCGCGGTCGCCGCGCTGGCCCTGACCGCGTGCAGCAGCAACGACACCGCCTCTTCGGGCTCGGCGAGCAGCAGCGCGTCCGCGCCGGCCCCGATGTCCTCCTCGGCCGCCGCGCCGGCCGGCGGCGCCACCGACGGCGTGACCACCAACGCCGACGTCTTCGGCCCGGCCTGCTCGCAGCTGCCGCAGGGCTCTTCGCCCGGTTCGCTGGACTCGATGGGCCCGCAGCCGGTCGCGTCGGCCGCGTCGACGAACCCGCTGCTGACCAAGCTCGTTGCGGCGGTCAAGGCCACCAACCTGGTCGACACCCTCAACAGCGCGCCGGCCATCACGGTGTTCGCGCCGGCCGACCCGGCCTTCGCCGCGCTGGGTGACGCCAAGTTCAACGAGCTGGCGGGCAAGCCGGCCGAGCTGTCGCCGATCCTGCAGTACCACGTCGTCGGCAAGCGTTACGACGCCAAGGGCCTCGCGTCCGCCGGCACGCTCGACTCGCTCAACGCCGCCGGTGGGCCGCTGAAGATCGAAGGCACCGGCGACAACATGACCGTCAACGGCGCGAAGATCCTCTGCGGCAACATCCCCACCAAGAACGCCACCGTCTTCGTCATCGACAAGGTGCTGACCCCCGGCACCAACAAGTAA
- a CDS encoding cytochrome P450: MTTLFDPRDPAVRTDPYPVYRRLRETDPVHRSDFGFWVLSRYADIDAVLRAPGVSSEFYRNPSWAQRRGGLDSPLVRSVRSWLLMLDGPAHRRIRGVIGKVFTRAAVDRLRPRVAAETHRLLDAAGEGRTDLIASLALPLPVTVTCDLLGLPTDDRDRFRRWTEQISRVIDPAITAADVAELNRAETEFRAYVTGELDRRRATPRDDILSLLAHTEVDGVRLTDHEIIANVLFLFVAGHETTVNLIGNGLLALLRHPGQLKLLREHPELIPGAIDEITRFDAPVQIASRLLDDQVVLDDVALPAGSKVMLLFGAACRDPERYADPERLDVTRTGIKNLAFSGGPHYCLGAALGKMEAATVFRALLDRYRVIELTGEELCWRPNVSFRGLERLPLDLAH; encoded by the coding sequence ATGACCACGCTGTTCGACCCCCGCGATCCCGCGGTGCGCACCGACCCGTACCCGGTGTACCGGCGCCTGCGCGAGACGGACCCGGTCCACCGGTCGGACTTCGGCTTCTGGGTGCTCTCCCGCTACGCCGACATCGACGCCGTGCTGCGCGCGCCCGGGGTGTCCAGCGAGTTCTACCGGAACCCGAGCTGGGCCCAGCGCCGCGGCGGGCTGGACAGCCCGCTGGTGCGCAGCGTCCGGAGCTGGCTGCTGATGCTCGACGGGCCCGCGCACCGGCGGATCCGCGGCGTCATCGGCAAGGTCTTCACCCGCGCCGCCGTGGACCGGCTGCGCCCGCGCGTGGCCGCCGAGACGCACCGGCTGCTCGACGCCGCCGGCGAGGGCCGCACCGACCTGATCGCGAGCCTCGCGCTGCCCCTGCCGGTCACCGTGACCTGCGACCTGCTCGGCCTCCCCACGGACGACCGCGACCGGTTCCGGCGCTGGACCGAGCAGATCAGCCGGGTGATCGACCCGGCGATCACGGCCGCGGACGTCGCCGAGCTGAACCGGGCGGAAACCGAGTTCCGCGCGTACGTCACCGGAGAGCTCGACCGCCGCCGCGCCACGCCGCGCGACGACATCCTGTCGCTGCTCGCCCACACCGAAGTGGACGGCGTCCGCCTGACCGACCACGAGATCATCGCCAACGTGCTGTTCCTGTTCGTCGCCGGCCACGAGACCACGGTGAACCTGATCGGCAACGGCCTGCTCGCGCTGCTGCGCCACCCCGGGCAGCTGAAGCTGCTGCGCGAGCACCCCGAGCTGATCCCCGGCGCCATCGACGAGATCACCCGCTTCGACGCGCCCGTGCAGATCGCCTCGCGGCTGCTCGACGACCAGGTCGTGCTCGACGACGTCGCACTGCCCGCCGGCTCGAAGGTCATGCTGCTGTTCGGCGCGGCCTGCCGCGACCCGGAGCGCTACGCCGACCCGGAACGCCTCGACGTGACCCGGACCGGGATCAAGAACCTGGCGTTCAGCGGTGGTCCGCACTACTGCCTCGGCGCGGCACTCGGGAAGATGGAGGCCGCGACCGTGTTCCGGGCACTGCTGGACCGCTACCGCGTGATCGAGCTGACCGGCGAGGAGCTGTGCTGGCGGCCCAACGTCAGTTTCCGCGGGCTGGAACGGCTGCCGCTGGACCTCGCGCACTGA
- a CDS encoding acyl-ACP desaturase — protein MNQPDASGAPADLDPAEMRRLAGAAVSRAGTRQWSVDDLPWESLRPEELTETDCSVVRFITFIEDHIPGYLTYFLQAFPVSGGDQAIEEFCFNREYFRFLISWANDEERHASVLTRYQIEAGISDPDTLMWELAQEGSKKFALPYETPVQAFTYTLVQEKATQLFYQRFKAVATEPVLRSLLHRLARDEARHFAFYSELVTAYIRRHGLAATVPDLKDVLATFRMPLADTLKGYWRWSVKITDATSYDHTEAYDALVRLVTGFAGESGRASAADLTGFVHRIRAI, from the coding sequence ATGAACCAGCCCGACGCGTCCGGTGCCCCGGCGGACCTGGACCCGGCCGAGATGCGCCGGCTGGCCGGGGCCGCCGTCAGCCGCGCGGGCACCCGCCAGTGGTCGGTCGACGACCTGCCGTGGGAGTCCCTGCGGCCGGAGGAACTCACCGAGACCGACTGCTCGGTGGTCCGGTTCATCACCTTCATCGAGGACCACATCCCCGGCTACCTCACCTACTTCCTCCAGGCGTTCCCGGTGTCCGGCGGCGACCAGGCCATCGAGGAGTTCTGCTTCAACCGCGAATACTTCCGGTTCCTGATCTCCTGGGCCAACGACGAGGAGCGGCACGCGTCGGTGCTGACGCGCTACCAGATCGAGGCGGGCATCAGCGACCCCGACACCCTGATGTGGGAGCTCGCGCAGGAGGGCAGCAAGAAGTTCGCCCTGCCCTACGAGACCCCGGTGCAGGCGTTCACCTACACCCTGGTGCAGGAGAAGGCGACGCAGCTGTTCTACCAGCGGTTCAAGGCCGTCGCGACCGAGCCCGTGCTGCGCTCCCTGCTGCACCGGCTGGCCCGCGACGAGGCCCGGCACTTCGCGTTCTACAGCGAGCTCGTCACCGCCTACATCCGCCGGCACGGCCTCGCCGCGACGGTGCCCGACCTCAAGGACGTGCTCGCGACGTTCCGGATGCCGCTGGCCGACACGCTCAAGGGGTACTGGCGGTGGTCGGTGAAGATCACCGACGCCACGTCGTACGACCACACCGAGGCCTACGACGCGCTGGTCCGGCTGGTGACCGGCTTCGCGGGTGAAAGCGGCCGGGCGTCGGCGGCGGACCTGACCGGGTTCGTGCACCGCATCCGCGCGATCTGA
- a CDS encoding cyclopropane-fatty-acyl-phospholipid synthase family protein, with protein sequence MTATTPQQAREATNKHYELPPELFALYLDRRLKYSAGLYAEEHTDLDTAQTNKLHFVARQLGLKGGERLLDVGCGWGSLILFMAQEYGCHATGVTPSGPQAGYIRARAAEAGVAELITLVPGSFTDVEPAGRFDAVTMLGSIVHMPDRTEVLRKVRGLLRRNGSLYVSESCFRDHETYREFSRRPGTVHVTEDIFGFADMVPASVLLEALESAGFSLTGLTDLTAHYHRTIEQWEERVHAARDRVEQVAPGMSEPLIRYLQTANAGWGYTTKHYALTAVKSRMGPTEAP encoded by the coding sequence ATGACCGCGACGACCCCGCAGCAGGCCCGCGAGGCGACGAACAAGCACTACGAGCTGCCGCCCGAGCTGTTCGCGCTCTACCTGGACCGCCGCCTCAAGTACAGCGCCGGGCTGTACGCGGAAGAGCACACCGACCTCGACACGGCGCAGACGAACAAGCTGCACTTCGTCGCGCGGCAGCTGGGTCTGAAGGGCGGGGAACGGCTGCTCGACGTCGGCTGCGGCTGGGGCAGCCTGATCCTGTTCATGGCCCAGGAGTACGGCTGCCACGCCACCGGCGTGACGCCGTCCGGCCCGCAGGCCGGGTACATCCGGGCGCGCGCGGCCGAGGCCGGCGTCGCCGAGCTGATCACCCTGGTGCCCGGCTCGTTCACCGACGTCGAGCCTGCCGGGCGCTTCGACGCCGTGACCATGCTGGGTTCGATCGTGCACATGCCGGACCGGACCGAGGTGCTGCGCAAGGTCCGCGGCCTGTTGCGGCGCAACGGATCGCTGTACGTCTCGGAGAGCTGCTTCCGCGACCACGAGACCTACCGCGAGTTCTCCCGGCGCCCGGGCACGGTGCACGTCACCGAGGACATCTTCGGGTTCGCCGACATGGTGCCGGCCTCGGTGCTGCTGGAAGCCCTCGAATCGGCGGGGTTCAGCCTCACCGGTCTCACCGACCTGACGGCGCACTACCACCGCACCATCGAGCAGTGGGAGGAGCGCGTGCACGCCGCGCGCGACCGCGTCGAGCAGGTGGCGCCCGGCATGAGCGAGCCACTGATCCGGTACCTGCAGACGGCCAACGCCGGCTGGGGGTACACCACCAAGCACTACGCCCTGACCGCGGTGAAGTCCCGGATGGGCCCCACGGAGGCGCCATGA
- a CDS encoding acyl carrier protein produces the protein MTAESATREDIASVTAEYLAGELKIPTGEIAATDVLRDLPGADSMKMLRVVAKLERRWDVEFEDEEIFAVKTVDELVTLVQKGIGGDLAES, from the coding sequence ATGACCGCCGAATCCGCCACCCGCGAAGACATCGCGTCCGTCACCGCCGAGTACCTCGCCGGCGAGCTGAAGATCCCGACGGGCGAGATCGCCGCCACCGACGTGCTCCGGGACCTGCCCGGCGCCGACTCGATGAAGATGCTGCGCGTGGTGGCCAAGCTGGAGCGCCGCTGGGACGTCGAGTTCGAGGACGAGGAGATCTTCGCGGTGAAGACCGTCGACGAGCTCGTCACGCTGGTGCAGAAGGGCATCGGCGGCGACCTGGCCGAGTCATGA
- a CDS encoding PaaI family thioesterase, translating into MTVAAHQPGEEIEFPWHTEPSFNCFGCSPHNPIGLKLRMRRLSNGDYAAETVFSEDYASYPGIVHGGIVQVLLDEVMGDTLALVHGMLAFSVTLRSRMLLPLRVGVRYTTTARITGRGHGVLHTEAEITGPDAETHVMAGGTFQPIRSDQARTLMDLDEAAFGRVRHYFDHGTGES; encoded by the coding sequence ATGACCGTCGCCGCGCACCAGCCGGGGGAGGAGATCGAATTCCCTTGGCACACCGAGCCTTCCTTCAACTGCTTCGGTTGTTCGCCGCACAACCCGATCGGGCTCAAGCTGCGCATGCGGCGACTGTCCAATGGGGACTACGCGGCCGAGACGGTGTTCTCCGAGGACTACGCCTCCTACCCGGGGATCGTGCACGGCGGGATCGTCCAGGTGCTGCTCGACGAGGTCATGGGCGACACCCTCGCGCTGGTGCACGGCATGCTCGCGTTCTCGGTGACCCTGCGCAGCCGGATGCTGCTGCCGCTGCGCGTCGGCGTCCGGTACACGACGACCGCGCGGATCACCGGCCGCGGCCACGGGGTGCTGCACACCGAGGCCGAGATCACCGGGCCGGACGCCGAGACGCACGTCATGGCGGGCGGCACCTTCCAGCCGATCCGTTCCGACCAGGCCCGGACCCTGATGGACCTGGACGAGGCCGCCTTCGGCCGCGTCCGGCACTACTTCGACCACGGAACAGGAGAGTCATGA
- a CDS encoding ferritin-like domain-containing protein, translated as MNNRTTSRAGVPLLADEEMHSARIFADYQHATWELHHIPWDSFQADLVKPEHIIFAKGAIIGESNVVAATHGLLDEFGTDYDFSQFTCIWGYQEIQHHLAFQTWLQLAGHSIEHRTIASMREAYPPGVTRAATLATNVICEVLATHAYKCVARSMEEPVLAEILRKASGDEARHAREFVHYTAQQLADRPEELVSVFETLYIYMGTTRDLYRHPVSRFKGDLPELAGHETIDEMFAYFAEVDEDGAEWAKCCEQLFKYFSTITGYPLTKMADVRRAIVDESLKAEAAVG; from the coding sequence GTGAACAACAGGACGACATCGCGGGCCGGCGTACCCCTGCTGGCCGACGAGGAAATGCACAGCGCCAGGATCTTCGCCGACTACCAGCACGCGACGTGGGAGCTGCACCACATCCCTTGGGACTCCTTTCAAGCCGATCTGGTGAAGCCCGAGCACATCATCTTCGCCAAGGGCGCCATCATCGGCGAGTCCAACGTGGTCGCGGCGACGCACGGGCTGCTCGACGAGTTCGGCACGGACTACGACTTCTCCCAGTTCACCTGCATCTGGGGCTACCAGGAGATCCAGCACCACCTGGCCTTCCAGACCTGGCTGCAGCTGGCCGGGCACAGCATCGAGCACCGCACGATCGCGTCGATGCGCGAGGCCTACCCGCCGGGGGTCACCCGGGCGGCGACGCTGGCCACCAACGTCATCTGCGAGGTGCTCGCCACCCACGCCTACAAGTGCGTCGCCCGCAGCATGGAAGAACCGGTGCTGGCCGAGATCCTGCGCAAGGCGAGCGGCGACGAAGCCCGCCACGCCCGCGAGTTCGTGCACTACACCGCGCAGCAGCTGGCCGACCGGCCCGAGGAGCTCGTCTCGGTCTTCGAGACCCTCTACATCTACATGGGCACCACCCGCGACCTCTACCGCCACCCCGTCAGCCGCTTCAAGGGCGACCTGCCCGAGCTGGCCGGCCACGAGACGATCGACGAGATGTTCGCCTACTTCGCCGAGGTCGACGAGGACGGCGCCGAGTGGGCCAAGTGCTGCGAGCAGCTGTTCAAGTACTTCTCCACGATCACCGGCTACCCGCTGACGAAGATGGCGGACGTCCGCCGCGCGATCGTCGACGAGTCGCTCAAGGCCGAGGCGGCGGTCGGATGA